TACGCTTGCAGAGATATGTGTTACGGGCAAGCCATCGATACTTGTTCCCTACCCTTATGCTGCAGCAAACCACCAGGAGGTTAATGCCGGAAAGCTTGAGAGGCTTGGTGCAGCAGTAATGGTTCGTAATATCGAGCTTAACGGAAAGAGGCTTTCCGGGGAGATAAGGAGGCTGTATAATGACCCCGGATTGAGGGAAAATATGAGGACAAAGGCCATGGGTCTTGGAAGGCCGGATGCAGTAAAGAGGATTGCGGATATTGCTTTAAGTCTGATTTCGCTTGAAAGGAGCAGGGAAGAATGTTTGAACAGTTCAGAGTAATACATTTTGTAGGAATCGGCGGGATCGGTATGAGCGGCATAGCAGAGGTGCTTCGAAACCTCGGCTATGAGGTTACCGGTTCCGACGTCAGGGAGTCTGATAACACGAGAAGGCTCAGAGAGATGGGGATTAAAATATATATAGGACACAGGCCGGACAATGTTGATAGCGCCCATGTTGTTGTAATATCCTCTGCTGTCAGGGATGACAACATTGAGGTTTTGGAGGCACGTCTGAAATCCATACCTGTAATACCAAGGGCGGAGATGCTTGCGGAATTAGGGAGGCTTAAATACAGTATCCTCGTTGCAGGTGCACATGGAAAGACCACTACCACATCCTTGATCTCTGCAATTGTATCCGGCGCAGGTCTTGATCCCACTGTTGTTATCGGCGGACGGCTTAAGGCCACAGGCTCAAATGCAAGGCTGGGACAGGGTGATTTTCTCATTGCAGAAGCAGACGAGAGTGACGGATCATTTCTCAAGCTGTCTCCGACCATAGCCCTGGCTACAAATATCGACAGGGAGCACATGGACTATTTCAGGAGCATGGAGGCCCTCTGCAATGCCTTCAGGGAGTTCCTTGACAAGGTCCCTTTTTATGGCATATCGATACTCTCCATGGAGAACGCCTATCTGAGGAGGATTATGGGTGAGCTTCAAAGGAAATATATTACCTTTGGTTTCTCTCCCGAGGCTGACATGAGGGCCTATGACGTTAGTGCAGAGGGCCTTGGCATGAGTTTCAGGGTGGTTGACGGGGGGGTTGATCTCGGAGAGTTCAGGATACCCCTTGTTGGTGTACATAATGTCCTTAATGCACTGAGTGCCATCTGTGTTGCCTCGGAGTTGAGGATTGACGTGGATATAGTGAGGGAGACCCTTGCTTCTTTTTCAGGGATTCAACGAAGGTTTGAGTTCAAGGGAGAGTTTTCAGGGGCAAAGGTATATGATGATTACGGTCATCATCCTACAGAGATCAGGGCTACCCTTGGGTCGGTCAGCAGGGCGGTAAACGGAAGGTTTGTCGTTGTGTTCCAGCCACACAGGTATTCAAGGACAAAAGAGCTGATGCAGGAGTTCGTTGATTCGTTTGAGGGGGTGGATGTGCTCTATCTTATGGACATATACCCCGCAGGTGAGAGACCTATTAATGGTGTCAGCTCGGAGCTTCTGTACAGGGAGATGAAGGGCCGGGTAAAGGATGTCAGGTATATAAAGGAGAGAAATTATATGGTGGCGGACATTGGTGAGGAATTGAGAGAGGGCGACCTCCTTCTCACCCTTGGTGCCGGGGATGTATGGAAGGTGGGAGAGGAGATATTGAATAGCAGCAGGCAGTAATGAGCAGGCAGGTAACAGAATAATTGAACAGGGGTAGATAATGGTCCCGGATTACAGTTTAAAAGAGAGATTAAGCGAAGGGTTTAACGGAGATATTCTGACTGATATAATGCTCAGGGATTATACGTCTCTGAGGATAGGCGGCAAGGCTGATTATATCTTCATGCCCTCTGATATATTAAGCCTGAAGGGACTTGTTGATGCGCTTGCAACAGAGGGTTTTGGGTATGTCCTGATAGGCGGTGGAACGAACCTCCTGGTGACGGATGCCGGGGTGCAGGATGTGGTTATAAACATGAAGGCTTTTCAGAGTCTTGAGAAGCTTAAGGATAGAGGTGACAACAGCGGTGATGATGTCAGGTTTTTTGCCCAGTCAGGTCTTCCGCTGCAGAGGCTCATATCTTTTTGCAGGGAAGACGGGCTTTCAGGGCTTGAAGGGCTTGTTGGAATTCCGGGGACGGTAGGGGGTGCGGTTTTTGGTAATGCCGGGGCCTATGGCTGCGAAATTATGGATGTTGTGCAGAAGGTTACTGTTTTAAAGGGGGGCAGTATTGTGGTCCTCGACAGGAAAGATATAAATGCGTCGTATCGCTCCGGCGGGTTTTCTCCGGATACGGTGATACTCGGAGTTCACATGCAATTGAAGAGGGATGACAAGGATGCCCTGCAGGAGAGGATGAAGGAATTTTTACAGATGAAGAAAAAGACGCAGCCACTTGGAGAGCGGTCAGCAGGCTGCGTCTTTAAAAATCCCCCGGCTGAGTCTGCGGCAAGACTGATTGATGAGGCCGGGTTTAAGGGGATGAGGGTTGGGGATATAGAGGTAAGCACTCTGCATGCAAACTTTTTTATAAATAAAGGGCAGGGCACGGCTGGAGATTTTCTGGCCCTCATGGATGCTGTGGCTGACGGGATAGTGAAGAGGTTTGGTATTGTTCTTGAGCCGGAGATAGGGATTATCGGGAAGAGATGAAAGAACTGATCACGGAGAAACGCATAGGTGTGATTGCCGGTGGTATATCTGCCGAGAGGGAGGTCTCACTGAAGAGCGGCAACGCTGTCCTTGGTGCCCTGAAGGGCA
The sequence above is drawn from the Nitrospirota bacterium genome and encodes:
- the murB gene encoding UDP-N-acetylmuramate dehydrogenase, with amino-acid sequence MVPDYSLKERLSEGFNGDILTDIMLRDYTSLRIGGKADYIFMPSDILSLKGLVDALATEGFGYVLIGGGTNLLVTDAGVQDVVINMKAFQSLEKLKDRGDNSGDDVRFFAQSGLPLQRLISFCREDGLSGLEGLVGIPGTVGGAVFGNAGAYGCEIMDVVQKVTVLKGGSIVVLDRKDINASYRSGGFSPDTVILGVHMQLKRDDKDALQERMKEFLQMKKKTQPLGERSAGCVFKNPPAESAARLIDEAGFKGMRVGDIEVSTLHANFFINKGQGTAGDFLALMDAVADGIVKRFGIVLEPEIGIIGKR
- the murC gene encoding UDP-N-acetylmuramate--L-alanine ligase encodes the protein MFEQFRVIHFVGIGGIGMSGIAEVLRNLGYEVTGSDVRESDNTRRLREMGIKIYIGHRPDNVDSAHVVVISSAVRDDNIEVLEARLKSIPVIPRAEMLAELGRLKYSILVAGAHGKTTTTSLISAIVSGAGLDPTVVIGGRLKATGSNARLGQGDFLIAEADESDGSFLKLSPTIALATNIDREHMDYFRSMEALCNAFREFLDKVPFYGISILSMENAYLRRIMGELQRKYITFGFSPEADMRAYDVSAEGLGMSFRVVDGGVDLGEFRIPLVGVHNVLNALSAICVASELRIDVDIVRETLASFSGIQRRFEFKGEFSGAKVYDDYGHHPTEIRATLGSVSRAVNGRFVVVFQPHRYSRTKELMQEFVDSFEGVDVLYLMDIYPAGERPINGVSSELLYREMKGRVKDVRYIKERNYMVADIGEELREGDLLLTLGAGDVWKVGEEILNSSRQ